From the genome of Phlebotomus papatasi isolate M1 chromosome 2, Ppap_2.1, whole genome shotgun sequence:
ttttgggctatttttgtccctatcgttcatagaagcaaaaaatacaccaaatcagactctgttggactattcaaggttagatgtaagacttatcattgattatgttgctcagttttttattgttgattttcagtccgtaaaaagtgtctcgtcgttaaagggttaagatcaagaaaatttcataaagtcaaaattctcatCCTTTTCTTCCTCAAAAGTTCTGCATGtgtctgtcctactctttcgcactcttctttctcttttgaatatcacactataaattgaattaaattaaattaaatttagtttagcctaattaaatttagtctaacccaaaagagatatcgacttgcggtttttggcaaaggttatatattgtatgaaaattgcaacttggtgcattgaccctcacccctccttccaccattttgaatacccccttttttgttttctcaatggctccgcccctatcgcatcgatcgggctcaaattttgatatgttatagctgggccttatagctttcgatcaatatcaaacttaaggttcccgacccccctgacccgagctataagggcccaaaaaaatttcttaaaacggccataactccggttctaattatcagaaagctctcgtgaaatgccacttcctcttctaacatcacaagttcataaaaccaccgctaggggcgctatttttaaaatgaagatttttcaattttctatcttAAATAACTGAAAACTTCCATTgtacatcgggctgaaattttagtatgctatagccgctgattatacttatcaaacaaaaaaatacttaagtcgatccataatccTTGACCCGAtcatgttctacggcaaaattatagagaacattctggtctacatttcacccatatatcacttttctgtcactccatccataTTGttgatattttagtttaaatacaaaatttgtataatttcacgaatttgatttaatataactgaatggtgttccccaacttcagctctaaatcgaatttgcatacattccgagatatctcacattaagaatctcacctacaataagccggttagaattatctgtccctttaatttTCATTGGAAGAGCAGTATAATTGCTTAACTATCATTACGCAAGCTAGGAATCATAGGGGGTCCTGGGATTATTCACGTAAAGGTATTATGggaataaaattaagttttacTTGCTTATCATTATGTgagttaatatttaaaataattttaaaagttccgaaaatttgtaaaattttctgcagaaattttgcagaaaaattgcagaattttcggcaaTGAATTTTCAGATAGATAAATTGGTTTATTTGGTGAATCGACACTGAGCTGAGGCCATTTCCATCACAACAGTAGCATACATTTCAGTTACAATAATTAATGCATTTTCAAATCTAATGAATTTATGCAGAATTGCAGAAAATTTGCCAGGTGCGCGCAAAACGTGCTGAACGAAATTTTGATGGGCATCTGCCCGCTTGAAGgttaaaactaataaaaataagatttataaaaaaacataaataaatcgTTTATTTATTATCTTATTTGAATAGATACAATAATATCACTAACTTAATATgtgtattattttttgttactgattttAGCCAggggaataaaaaaatataagtatttaatttttttcgttatttttaaattcgaaatttagTACTAAAACCCACGTGATATTTAACGACGTGAAGTTCACTGTGAatgacaacaaaatttttagtacatttcagAACGCGAAATGTCAGTGAAAAAGTGAAGCAGAAAGAAATTTTCcctaaaaaaaggattttttttagtaataatgGCGGATGAATTGCGTATGAATCTGGCAGCTGTGAAAAGAGCTGATCCGTACGCTAAAGATATAGTTGAGACATCGGCCCACGTAGCATTCTATACGTTTAATTACGAAGAGAACGAGTGGGAAAAGACAGACGTGGAGGGTGCTTTTTTCGTGTATAGAAGGAATGCGGAACCCTTTCACAGTATTTTTATCAACAATAGGTTAAATACCAATTCCCTTGTTGAACCAATTACTGCCGACTTGGAAATCCAGTCACAGCCTCCCTTTCTCCTGTATCGCAACGAACGCTCGCGCATCCGGGGCTTCTGGTTCTACAATAAGAACGAATTGGAGCGTGTGGCAGATCTTATTAGTGGATACGTCAAGGAGTGCCAAAAGAAGCAAAAGGCCATGGAGGCGTCGGCAAATGCCGGCACAGACACACGGCAGAAGGCCGTTAACATCTTTTCCATGCTGAGCAAAGCCCAGGAGGACTTCAACAAAGCCAATCAGAATCCCAAACGTCCCGAGGACGCTACTCAGCCACAGGTTAATGCGACGCCGCAGAGTGTGATGAATTTCTTTGCTGCTGCAGCAAAGCCCATTGCCAAGGAGCCTCCCCTGCTGCAGCGCCTCATGTCCAATCCTGCCCATTCGGTGGAGCACATTGAGAAGCAACAGCGAGCTGTGACGCCTCAGGATACCGCAACCGGCAGGCAAACATCACCCACGAACCACGAGAACGGACTCACCAGTGTTCTTCTCCGGAGAGGTACCAACAATGAAGGTAAGTCCAAAGACTTCAAGCATTTCCTCAAGTCATTTGCCATTTTAACTTCCCTAGAACTTTGATACTTCGCTAAATATAGAACAAtcctatgtaggggaaagccgGGCAATTTgaacacaaattttttttttttaattttttttattaatctggcCCAAGGGTTTAATCAGATTCTTGAAGTAATCCAactcaaaatgtgtgaaatttgAGTTTTAGGGATTTTACGGTATAGTCAGTCCCATTGATCATCAAATCGCAAccgtttttttcttgattttagatctttttattgcaattaataATTCGCAATTATTGAAATTGATAATTGTacctatatttaaaaaaatattacttaaaaatatattaagagaAAATGAAAAGTGATCATACAAAGAGCGAAatttgtgtctcggctaaattatattcgaataatttttaacctaaatctGTGCGTTCACAGTCGGAGTTTGATATTCCAATAGTGTCTAGGCTAAAAGTCAATCTTCTCATTCACAGCtgaagtttaatatttttaccaTACAATGGATCCCTGGgcatataaatattaaaggaaATGAGAGAGCTGATAAAGCAGCTAAGGGAGCAACGAAGGATGGGATATGTATCGAATGTAGCTTAAATAGAAAAGAGGTGGACAGAACAAGTAAAGAATTCATGTggaaaaaatggacaaatttgtggaaaaaaaatgtaacactaaaggaaaattcaaccATGAAATTAGACaggaaatattagaaaaaactatggttcaaaaatattaatttaagaagtgatcaaataaaaataatccaaaggATTAGAAGTGGACATTGCTGTGACAAGAAGTttctaaaactaataaaaaagagGACACAGAATTATGCGATAAGTGCGAAACCATGGAAGATATAAATCACATAGTGATCcagtgcagaaaatttaatgacatagggtaaattaagctaattaaaaacctgctccaaatggaaatttttcgctactccaaatggaaacgtaattgttttcatgataaatacagtactaaattattatatttatatattttctataccacaatttcattatttagttaattttgctcaaaataaagcgaaaatcccttcatattcacaaattttaatttgttaatttcacagaaaaatcaaaagtgtaccttttcaccaccaaatttttcatcgatcgaccatgtttttcaatgaaaaacacaatgaggtgactgttgtttattcgttttgtttaacatttatgccatatttctggctaattttagttaaattaagtgctaatctttattgttaactctacttgaagttttcaaatgaaataattacctatttcgtgaacaaaaagggtttttctgaagtgtctgcaaatgcttcaataggaaaccccggagaTATGactttttttggagagattttttattg
Proteins encoded in this window:
- the LOC129804121 gene encoding mRNA-decapping enzyme 1B; the encoded protein is MADELRMNLAAVKRADPYAKDIVETSAHVAFYTFNYEENEWEKTDVEGAFFVYRRNAEPFHSIFINNRLNTNSLVEPITADLEIQSQPPFLLYRNERSRIRGFWFYNKNELERVADLISGYVKECQKKQKAMEASANAGTDTRQKAVNIFSMLSKAQEDFNKANQNPKRPEDATQPQVNATPQSVMNFFAAAAKPIAKEPPLLQRLMSNPAHSVEHIEKQQRAVTPQDTATGRQTSPTNHENGLTSVLLRRGTNNEGASSPVAPAETGKASQSWASVLQSANQRTGAAVGDTDTDNDLYQLLKRADISNNSSSSSAGGKPALMPPTMFRKAGATSPVAPAADVKPEPLTQNQLLQAMTYLIKNDPEFVKKLHEAYLKSFSEMVSL